The Cellulophaga sp. L1A9 genome window below encodes:
- a CDS encoding PKD domain-containing protein gives MNKLYKYTFGFLAILALIIACTKEVGLYTEVEFEISETHVADGFINTPLATSITVTPEELVEGYSYSYSYKINTGEGYFQDESGATIAEGDKIGLIPLSASLNYIATKIGDHSITFTAEDTFGFQEQVTASYAISDVPVTWTVIGPTGQVLLGSSQDITVTLGSETTGVGVTYERNYSFTQGTGNLTSSPSGASEALNEFVSITPGTYALTYVATELVQTTLEFLLKDSNGQEIVQTISFEVVNELSSEKEITSFIVNGVAGTINGTTIDVVLPEGTDVTALAPIIIHTGVSISPESETSQDFTNPVIYTVTAQDQTIQEYTVTLTVEGNEAKDITDFAIDGVDGIITGTNISVTLPAGTDVTALSPTIVHEGSSINPASGVAQDFSSPVEYTVTAADGTTQVYTVTVSLAPTLSSDKDITTFTIDGVLVNNPVIAFTITLPAGTDVTTLSPTIMHEGSSINPASGVIQNFTSPVEYTVTAADGTTQVYTVTVSLAPALSDEKNITSFTIDGEVVNNPASAFTITLPSGTDVTALSPTLAHTGASVNPASAVAQNFTSPVEYTVTAADGTTKMYIVTVSLAPALSSAKDITLFTIDGEMVNNPATAFTITLPAGTDVTALSPSITHTGASINPASGVAQDFTSPVEYTVTAADGSTQVYTVTVNLAAPVNEAPIAQADIFTVIENSSNNTLDVLNNDSDADGTVLTIIAVDTPINGSATIAPGGQSILYNATNGNDRFNYTIEDEDGATTAATIDINVVPNQNPTVEIDDRILIPRTDYPRTVTFNVASSGDTDGTIENYEWNFGDSGSTGNIINNTNPTATSHTFDGPETYDVVLTVTDDLGATGSDAFELILGEYETPDFTFSVVPSASPSDGYPFGVDVEVYFYITPSANLTNGNYVMEMSANEDFTILSIGSNSYNHSSIIPMTDGTVTGYLDNSSYEPTLTIEFIVREINSGIQKSVTRTFTYCTSGNCPL, from the coding sequence ATGAATAAACTTTACAAATATACTTTCGGATTTTTAGCCATACTAGCTTTAATCATAGCCTGTACAAAGGAGGTTGGCTTATATACAGAAGTAGAATTTGAAATTTCAGAAACTCATGTGGCAGATGGCTTTATTAATACACCGCTAGCTACTTCTATTACGGTTACGCCAGAGGAACTCGTGGAAGGGTATTCTTATTCCTATTCTTATAAAATTAATACAGGTGAAGGGTATTTTCAAGATGAATCCGGGGCTACTATTGCAGAAGGAGATAAAATAGGTTTGATTCCATTATCAGCCTCATTAAATTATATTGCCACAAAAATAGGCGATCACTCAATTACTTTTACCGCTGAAGATACTTTTGGCTTTCAGGAGCAGGTTACTGCATCTTACGCTATCAGTGATGTTCCTGTTACTTGGACCGTTATAGGCCCCACAGGCCAAGTACTTTTAGGTAGCTCACAAGATATTACGGTTACTTTAGGAAGTGAAACTACAGGCGTAGGAGTTACATATGAACGAAATTATTCTTTTACTCAAGGAACAGGTAATCTAACTTCATCTCCAAGCGGAGCAAGTGAGGCTTTAAATGAATTTGTTAGTATTACACCTGGAACGTATGCCTTAACCTATGTAGCTACAGAATTAGTACAAACAACTTTAGAGTTTTTATTGAAAGATTCAAACGGACAAGAAATAGTTCAAACCATAAGTTTTGAAGTGGTTAATGAGCTTTCTTCAGAAAAAGAAATTACTTCCTTTATAGTAAACGGAGTGGCAGGTACTATTAATGGTACTACTATCGATGTTGTTCTTCCAGAAGGAACAGATGTAACTGCCTTAGCACCAATAATTATACACACAGGAGTAAGTATTTCGCCAGAATCAGAAACGAGTCAAGATTTTACGAATCCAGTAATCTATACGGTTACGGCTCAAGATCAAACGATACAAGAATATACTGTTACGTTAACTGTCGAAGGAAATGAAGCCAAAGATATCACTGATTTTGCAATTGATGGAGTTGATGGAATTATTACAGGAACCAATATTTCCGTAACCTTACCAGCAGGAACAGATGTTACCGCATTAAGTCCCACTATAGTGCATGAAGGGAGCTCAATCAATCCTGCATCAGGTGTAGCCCAAGATTTTTCAAGTCCTGTTGAGTATACGGTTACCGCTGCTGATGGAACTACTCAAGTGTATACCGTTACAGTAAGTTTAGCTCCAACTCTTAGTAGTGATAAAGATATCACCACATTTACTATTGACGGAGTACTGGTGAACAATCCTGTAATAGCATTTACAATTACCCTCCCTGCAGGAACAGATGTTACCACATTAAGTCCTACTATAATGCATGAAGGAAGCTCAATCAATCCCGCTTCAGGAGTAATCCAAAATTTTACAAGTCCTGTTGAGTATACGGTTACTGCTGCTGATGGCACTACACAAGTGTATACAGTTACAGTCAGTTTAGCCCCAGCTCTTAGTGATGAGAAAAACATTACTTCTTTTACAATTGATGGAGAAGTCGTGAATAATCCTGCATCAGCATTTACGATTACGCTTCCCTCAGGAACGGATGTTACCGCATTAAGCCCTACTTTAGCCCATACTGGTGCTTCTGTAAATCCTGCTTCGGCTGTAGCACAAAACTTTACAAGTCCTGTAGAATATACTGTTACCGCAGCAGATGGGACTACTAAAATGTACATCGTTACGGTGAGTTTAGCACCAGCTCTTAGTAGTGCTAAAGACATTACATTATTTACTATTGATGGAGAAATGGTGAACAATCCTGCAACAGCATTCACGATTACACTTCCTGCAGGAACTGATGTTACTGCACTTTCACCATCCATTACACATACTGGAGCTTCTATCAATCCTGCTTCAGGTGTAGCACAAGATTTTACAAGTCCTGTTGAGTATACGGTTACCGCTGCTGATGGAAGTACTCAAGTCTATACGGTTACGGTGAATTTAGCAGCTCCTGTTAACGAAGCGCCAATAGCCCAGGCGGATATATTTACAGTAATTGAAAATTCCTCAAATAATACATTAGATGTTCTTAATAATGATAGTGATGCTGATGGAACCGTTTTAACTATTATAGCGGTAGATACACCTATAAATGGTAGCGCAACAATTGCTCCTGGAGGGCAATCTATACTTTATAATGCGACTAATGGGAATGATAGATTTAACTATACCATTGAAGATGAAGATGGAGCCACTACTGCGGCTACAATAGATATTAATGTAGTGCCAAATCAAAATCCTACGGTAGAAATAGACGATAGAATTTTGATTCCAAGAACAGATTACCCTAGAACGGTAACTTTTAATGTAGCAAGTTCTGGTGATACTGACGGAACCATTGAAAATTATGAATGGAATTTTGGTGATAGTGGTTCTACCGGAAATATAATAAATAATACAAATCCAACTGCTACATCACATACTTTTGACGGTCCAGAGACATATGATGTTGTATTAACTGTTACTGACGACCTTGGTGCTACAGGTTCTGACGCTTTTGAACTAATACTTGGAGAATATGAAACTCCTGATTTTACTTTTAGTGTTGTTCCAAGTGCTTCTCCTAGTGATGGATATCCTTTTGGGGTGGATGTAGAAGTATATTTTTATATTACTCCATCTGCTAATTTAACCAATGGAAATTATGTAATGGAAATGAGCGCCAACGAAGATTTTACTATTCTATCCATAGGTAGTAATAGCTATAATCATTCTTCAATAATTCCGATGACTGATGGTACTGTAACAGGTTACCTGGATAATTCTAGTTATGAGCCGACTTTAACAATTGAATTTATTGTTAGGGAAATTAATAGTGGTATTCAAAAATCTGTAACGCGTACATTTACTTATTGTACAAGTGGAAATTGCCCTCTTTAA